A single Natrinema pellirubrum DSM 15624 DNA region contains:
- a CDS encoding transcription initiation factor IIB family protein — MHSARDRVEYEPWLAELETIADRLELSTEARSCAVDLFLTDVPESDRSKRAVLAASLYAGSLVAGDGRTQGAVADAADVSRLSIQSRWKELLEAAGLEPPRW, encoded by the coding sequence ATGCACAGTGCCCGGGACCGGGTCGAGTACGAGCCGTGGCTCGCGGAACTCGAGACGATCGCCGACCGCCTCGAGCTATCGACGGAGGCTCGCTCGTGTGCGGTCGACCTCTTTCTGACCGACGTTCCCGAGTCGGATCGATCGAAGCGGGCGGTCCTGGCCGCCAGCCTCTATGCCGGCTCGCTCGTCGCCGGCGACGGTCGCACCCAGGGCGCGGTCGCCGACGCCGCCGACGTCTCCCGGCTCTCGATCCAATCGCGCTGGAAGGAGTTGCTCGAGGCGGCGGGCCTCGAGCCGCCGCGCTGGTAA
- a CDS encoding phosphopantetheine adenylyltransferase, translating to MDVALGGTFDPVHDGHRRLFERAFELGDVTVGLTSDDLAPKTRDVDRRVRSFDERKRNLESELESIAADHDRTFEVRLLESPTGIATEPQYDYLVVSPETREGGTRINEIRRERGHDPLEVVVVPHVLADDGDIISSTRIVHGEIDEHGNVVDGE from the coding sequence ATGGACGTCGCGCTTGGTGGGACCTTCGACCCCGTTCATGACGGCCATCGGCGGCTGTTCGAACGGGCGTTCGAACTCGGGGACGTGACTGTCGGCTTGACCAGCGACGACCTCGCCCCGAAGACACGAGACGTCGACCGGCGGGTTCGGTCGTTCGACGAACGGAAACGAAACCTCGAGTCGGAACTCGAATCGATCGCGGCCGATCACGACCGCACGTTCGAGGTCCGACTGCTCGAGTCGCCCACGGGGATCGCAACGGAACCGCAGTACGACTATCTCGTCGTCTCGCCGGAGACCCGTGAGGGCGGCACGCGGATCAACGAGATCCGCCGCGAACGCGGCCACGACCCACTCGAGGTCGTCGTCGTCCCCCACGTACTGGCCGACGACGGCGACATCATCTCGAGTACCCGGATCGTCCACGGCGAAATCGACGAACACGGAAACGTCGTCGACGGGGAGTAA
- a CDS encoding NADP-dependent malic enzyme — MGLDEDALEYHRTDPPGKIEISTTKPTNTQRDLSLAYSPGVAAPCLEIDEDETDAYQYTAKGNLVGVVSNGSAVLGLGDIGAQASKPVMEGKGVLFKRFADIDVFDIELDDSDPDKLVEAIKMMEPTFGGINLEDIKAPGCFTVEERLREEIDIPVFHDDQHGTAIISGAALLNAADIAGKSLEELEVVFSGAGASAIATARFYVSLGVRKENITMCDSSGIITEDRAADGDVNEYKQQFARDVPEGGLADAMDGADVFVGLSIGGIVSQEMIQSMASDPIVFAMANPDPEIGYEEAKAARDDTVIMATGRSDYPNQVNNVLGFPFIFRGALDVRATEINEEMKVACAEALAELARQDVPDAVVKAYGDDPIQYGPDYIIPKPVDPRVLFRVAPAIAEAAMESGAARTEIDLEAYEEELEARLGKSREMMRVVLNKAKSDPKTVALAEGENEKMIRAAYQIQEQGIALPILIGDEDEIRQTSANLGLDFDPTVADPSVGDYEEYADRLHELRARKGITRSEAGELVERDSNYFGSVMVEQGDADALLTGLSHHYPSALRPPLQVVGTDDDVDYAAGVYMLTFKNRVIFVADATVNQDPNEEVLAEVTKQTGKLARRFNIEPRAALLSYSNFGSVDNEGTRKPRKAAQMLQDDPEVDFTVDGEMQADTAVVEDILEGTYGFSELEEPANVLVFPNLESGNIGYKLLQRLGGADAIGPMLVGMDKPVHVLQRGDEVKDIVNLAGVAVVDAQQE, encoded by the coding sequence ATGGGATTAGACGAGGACGCACTCGAGTACCATCGAACGGATCCACCGGGCAAGATCGAGATTTCGACGACCAAGCCGACGAACACCCAGCGTGACCTCTCGCTGGCGTACTCGCCGGGCGTCGCCGCCCCGTGTCTCGAGATCGACGAGGACGAAACCGACGCCTACCAGTACACGGCCAAGGGTAACCTCGTCGGCGTCGTCTCGAACGGCTCGGCGGTTCTCGGATTGGGTGACATCGGCGCACAGGCTTCAAAACCCGTCATGGAGGGCAAAGGCGTGCTGTTCAAGCGTTTTGCCGACATCGACGTGTTCGACATCGAACTCGACGATTCGGACCCCGACAAGCTCGTCGAGGCCATCAAGATGATGGAGCCGACCTTCGGCGGGATCAACTTAGAGGACATCAAAGCGCCCGGCTGTTTCACCGTCGAGGAACGGCTGCGCGAGGAGATCGACATTCCGGTCTTCCACGACGACCAGCACGGGACCGCGATCATCTCCGGGGCCGCGCTGCTCAACGCCGCCGACATCGCCGGCAAGAGCCTCGAGGAACTCGAGGTCGTCTTCTCCGGAGCCGGGGCGAGTGCCATCGCGACGGCGCGCTTTTACGTCTCGCTGGGCGTCCGGAAGGAGAACATCACGATGTGTGACTCCTCGGGAATCATCACCGAGGACCGCGCCGCGGACGGCGACGTCAACGAGTACAAACAGCAGTTCGCCCGCGACGTGCCCGAGGGCGGGCTGGCCGACGCGATGGATGGGGCCGACGTCTTCGTCGGGCTCTCGATCGGCGGCATCGTCTCCCAGGAGATGATCCAGTCGATGGCGTCGGACCCGATCGTCTTCGCGATGGCAAATCCGGATCCGGAGATCGGCTACGAGGAGGCCAAAGCGGCCCGCGACGACACCGTCATCATGGCCACCGGCCGCTCGGATTATCCGAATCAGGTCAACAACGTCCTCGGGTTCCCCTTCATCTTCCGTGGAGCCCTCGACGTGCGCGCGACCGAGATCAACGAGGAGATGAAAGTCGCCTGTGCCGAGGCGCTGGCCGAACTCGCCCGCCAAGACGTTCCCGACGCGGTCGTCAAGGCCTACGGCGACGACCCGATCCAGTACGGCCCGGATTACATCATTCCCAAGCCCGTCGACCCGCGCGTCCTCTTCCGCGTCGCGCCGGCGATCGCCGAGGCCGCGATGGAGTCCGGTGCGGCCCGTACCGAGATCGACCTCGAGGCCTACGAGGAAGAACTCGAGGCCCGACTGGGCAAGTCCCGCGAGATGATGCGGGTCGTGCTGAACAAGGCAAAGAGCGACCCCAAGACCGTCGCTCTGGCGGAGGGCGAAAACGAGAAAATGATCCGCGCGGCCTACCAGATCCAGGAGCAGGGGATCGCCCTGCCGATCCTGATCGGCGACGAGGACGAGATCAGACAGACCTCGGCCAACCTCGGACTGGACTTCGATCCGACCGTCGCCGACCCCTCCGTCGGCGACTACGAGGAGTACGCCGACCGGCTCCACGAACTGCGGGCCCGCAAGGGGATCACGCGCAGCGAGGCCGGCGAACTCGTCGAACGTGACTCGAACTACTTCGGCAGCGTGATGGTCGAACAGGGCGACGCCGACGCCCTACTGACCGGCCTCTCCCATCACTACCCCTCGGCGCTGCGGCCGCCGCTACAGGTGGTCGGCACCGACGACGACGTCGACTACGCCGCCGGGGTCTACATGCTGACGTTCAAGAACCGCGTGATCTTCGTCGCCGACGCGACGGTCAACCAGGACCCCAACGAGGAGGTCCTCGCGGAGGTCACCAAACAGACCGGCAAGTTGGCACGGCGGTTCAACATCGAACCCCGCGCGGCACTACTCTCGTACTCGAACTTCGGGAGCGTCGACAACGAGGGGACCCGCAAACCGCGCAAGGCGGCACAGATGTTGCAGGACGACCCCGAAGTCGACTTCACGGTCGACGGCGAGATGCAGGCCGACACCGCCGTCGTCGAGGACATCCTCGAGGGTACGTACGGCTTCTCCGAACTCGAGGAGCCCGCGAACGTGCTTGTCTTCCCGAACCTCGAGTCGGGCAACATCGGCTACAAACTCCTCCAGCGACTGGGCGGGGCCGACGCCATCGGGCCGATGCTGGTCGGGATGGACAAGCCGGTCCACGTCCTCCAGCGGGGCGACGAGGTCAAGGACATCGTGAACCTCGCGGGCGTGGCGGTCGTCGACGCCCAACAGGAGTAA
- a CDS encoding outer membrane protein assembly factor BamB family protein, whose protein sequence is MSERAADPRADADRDGETAAAARVTRRQLLGTAGTAGLVGLAGCADRQYRLRADCAAISAAASDADGYVPLPADDGTSMFRRGLRRYGYYPEETVPDAVRVDWSFPTNRIGHTAAKSTPRPTPDGETVLVASDTGRIDAVTPTGEQRWHLETGAGRSLGFHGTPAIVDGTAYVGGYDGALYAVDIASGDLQWRTTAREFGGAIAIGSSPAYVDGTLYLLAEYSDPASGTLWAVDAATGTPVWSDDRLWGMPHPSPAIDCEAGRLVTGSNDGVVYCWEFPSLEFAWSFQAGGKGGPDGKSMAGGRFNLGAQIKGTIPVYDGAAFVGSWDGRFYRLDLADGSEEWSFDTGDVVMSNPAIDPEAGIVYVGGDDHHVHALETDTGEELWSADVDGHVIGSITATAETILVGSYDTHLYALGRETGDRRWRVKNRGHVTSGAIPRDGRIYYAERGVFSNYYADEETILEEPGRAYCLVADE, encoded by the coding sequence GTGAGCGAGCGCGCCGCGGACCCTCGAGCCGACGCCGATCGCGACGGCGAGACAGCCGCGGCTGCGCGCGTCACCAGACGGCAACTGCTCGGGACCGCCGGCACGGCGGGTCTCGTCGGACTGGCCGGCTGTGCCGACCGCCAGTACCGCTTGCGGGCGGACTGCGCGGCGATCTCCGCCGCCGCGAGCGACGCGGACGGCTACGTTCCGCTGCCGGCCGACGACGGTACCTCGATGTTCCGTCGGGGCCTGCGCCGGTACGGCTACTACCCCGAGGAGACCGTCCCGGACGCGGTGCGGGTCGACTGGTCGTTCCCGACCAACCGGATCGGCCACACTGCGGCCAAGTCGACGCCGCGACCGACGCCGGACGGCGAGACGGTCCTCGTGGCCAGCGACACCGGCCGGATCGACGCCGTCACGCCGACCGGCGAGCAGCGCTGGCACCTCGAGACCGGTGCCGGCCGGAGCCTGGGCTTTCACGGCACGCCGGCGATCGTCGACGGAACGGCCTACGTCGGCGGCTACGACGGCGCGCTCTACGCCGTCGATATCGCGTCGGGCGATCTGCAGTGGCGAACCACCGCCCGCGAGTTCGGCGGCGCGATCGCGATCGGCTCGAGCCCCGCCTACGTCGACGGGACGCTCTACCTGCTCGCCGAGTACAGCGACCCGGCCAGCGGGACGCTCTGGGCGGTCGACGCCGCCACCGGTACGCCGGTCTGGAGCGACGACCGCCTCTGGGGAATGCCCCACCCCTCGCCGGCGATCGACTGCGAGGCCGGCCGGCTCGTCACGGGGTCGAACGACGGCGTCGTCTACTGTTGGGAGTTCCCCTCGCTCGAGTTCGCGTGGTCGTTTCAGGCGGGCGGCAAGGGCGGCCCCGACGGGAAGTCGATGGCGGGCGGTCGGTTCAACCTCGGCGCACAGATCAAGGGGACGATCCCGGTCTACGACGGCGCGGCGTTCGTCGGCTCCTGGGACGGCCGGTTCTACCGCCTCGATCTCGCGGACGGCAGCGAGGAGTGGTCGTTCGACACCGGTGACGTCGTCATGTCGAACCCGGCGATCGATCCCGAGGCAGGGATCGTCTACGTCGGGGGCGACGACCACCACGTCCACGCGCTCGAGACCGATACCGGCGAGGAGTTGTGGTCGGCCGACGTGGACGGACACGTCATCGGTTCGATCACGGCCACCGCCGAGACGATCCTCGTCGGCTCCTACGATACGCACCTGTACGCGCTCGGTCGCGAGACCGGCGACCGACGCTGGCGAGTGAAGAACCGCGGTCACGTCACGAGCGGCGCGATCCCCCGTGACGGCCGGATCTACTACGCCGAGCGTGGCGTCTTCTCGAACTACTACGCCGACGAGGAGACGATCCTCGAGGAGCCCGGCCGCGCGTACTGTCTTGTCGCCGACGAGTGA
- a CDS encoding 30S ribosomal protein S8e, translating into MQDQGRSTRKRTGGRLKNVRKRRKNELGRLPTETQVGEPRFRAVDARGNETKTRALATNVASVNKGDETVSADIEDVVENDANPNYVRRNIITKGAVIETSEGQARVTSRPGQTGQVNAVLLE; encoded by the coding sequence ATGCAGGATCAGGGACGCTCTACGCGCAAGCGAACCGGCGGTCGACTGAAGAACGTTCGAAAGCGCCGGAAGAACGAACTCGGTCGGCTGCCCACCGAGACGCAGGTCGGCGAACCGCGGTTCCGCGCCGTCGACGCCCGCGGGAACGAGACGAAGACCCGCGCGCTGGCGACCAACGTCGCAAGCGTCAACAAGGGCGACGAGACGGTTTCGGCCGACATCGAGGACGTCGTCGAGAACGACGCCAACCCGAACTACGTCCGCCGAAACATCATCACGAAGGGTGCCGTCATCGAAACGAGCGAAGGGCAGGCCCGCGTTACGTCCCGACCCGGCCAGACCGGTCAGGTCAACGCCGTTCTTCTCGAGTAA
- a CDS encoding phosphate uptake regulator PhoU yields METRKVQVTGGSTYTVSLPKTWATDNGVSSGTTVEFYPEDDELLLTPERETRRQEGTLDVSGLEGEQLTRAVMTMYVSGFDVISLEAGRITTEQRSAIRSATQRLVGVEVLEETSDSVVIQDLLDSSELSIVNAVTRMRLIAQSMLEDAVTALIENDDAIAEDVIERDDDVDRLWLVVSRIFRATLRSPRAVEELGVSREDCFDFHSTARQLERIADHAVKISDIALKLDDLSADVADAVHGLHAEAASVLEQSTDALFADESDEATRLGHAALEAVVEIDEHTRKIDDMLRDLEPAQAQSLGLIVDSLSRSADYGGNIAETALQKAAPRP; encoded by the coding sequence ATGGAGACGCGAAAGGTCCAGGTGACCGGTGGGTCGACGTATACCGTTTCGCTGCCGAAGACGTGGGCGACCGACAACGGTGTCAGCAGCGGTACGACCGTCGAATTCTATCCCGAAGACGACGAACTGCTTCTCACGCCGGAACGCGAGACGCGCCGGCAGGAGGGAACCCTCGACGTCTCCGGCCTCGAGGGCGAACAGCTCACGCGGGCCGTAATGACGATGTACGTCAGCGGCTTCGACGTGATCTCGCTCGAGGCCGGCCGGATCACGACCGAGCAACGAAGCGCGATCAGGAGTGCGACCCAGCGACTCGTCGGCGTCGAGGTCCTGGAGGAAACCAGCGATAGCGTCGTCATTCAGGACTTGCTCGACTCATCGGAGCTGTCGATCGTCAACGCCGTCACCCGGATGCGGCTGATCGCTCAGTCGATGCTCGAGGACGCGGTGACGGCGCTGATCGAGAACGACGACGCGATCGCCGAGGACGTGATCGAGCGCGACGACGACGTCGACCGGCTCTGGCTGGTCGTCTCGCGGATCTTCCGCGCAACGTTGCGCTCGCCACGCGCCGTCGAGGAACTCGGCGTCTCCCGGGAGGATTGCTTCGACTTTCACTCGACCGCCCGGCAACTCGAGCGGATCGCCGACCACGCCGTCAAGATCAGCGACATCGCGCTCAAACTCGACGACCTGTCGGCCGACGTCGCCGATGCCGTCCACGGGCTCCACGCCGAGGCCGCGTCGGTCCTCGAACAGTCGACCGACGCCCTGTTCGCCGACGAATCCGACGAGGCCACCCGCCTCGGCCACGCGGCGCTCGAGGCCGTCGTCGAGATCGACGAACACACCCGCAAGATCGACGACATGCTACGGGATCTCGAGCCCGCACAGGCCCAATCGCTGGGGCTGATCGTCGACTCGCTCTCGCGGAGCGCCGACTACGGCGGTAACATCGCCGAAACTGCGCTGCAGAAGGCCGCCCCACGGCCCTGA
- a CDS encoding DUF7511 domain-containing protein produces the protein MNGSTGGYGDRSTRQRLSTATQYATETATLESIVVRYEDRPDRCTITPRECPADDRLTTWLSADAGAFVDLEDAR, from the coding sequence ATGAACGGATCAACCGGCGGCTACGGCGATCGTTCGACGCGGCAACGGCTCTCGACGGCGACGCAGTACGCGACCGAGACGGCCACCCTCGAGTCGATCGTCGTCCGATACGAGGACCGGCCGGATCGATGTACGATCACGCCACGCGAGTGTCCCGCCGACGATCGGTTGACCACGTGGCTGTCGGCCGACGCCGGGGCGTTCGTCGATCTCGAGGACGCGCGCTGA